A genome region from Staphylococcus capitis subsp. capitis includes the following:
- a CDS encoding isochorismate synthase, giving the protein MAVNVKEEDIVDKLYASTKDWVSVETELNRTIDPSTLFHLTEQDAGDRFYMRLNDNHSSYFGYHEVQRFKNNFENKQSIFREWEKLKNEIELIHPNTSQHHLRLCGGFQFSSHKSDDEWREYGLNHFVLPKVLISIEGDRTFITYTTERQDFNIETFKEVVSYFENTEVNETEDSLGDVTRVEDIYKDDWRELVEEAIDTIDETKKIVLARRRLIKFDKDINIPYVLNQALKNEKNSYMFLLESNQSIFFSQTPEQLIKVQDGVLSTKAVAGTIKRSHNEVEDEANIKAFLKDKKNLGEHQFVVESILNDIKPFVQDVEYNETPNILKNDHLYHLYTEIKGHLNDKSYIGLIDCLHPTPALGGYPKDEALEFIENKEFGTRGLYGSPVGYIDVYDDCEFIVAIRSMLIKGDQATLFAGCGIVKNSDPDSEVAETAVKFSPMMNALGVDNYDKS; this is encoded by the coding sequence ATGGCTGTGAATGTAAAAGAAGAAGACATTGTCGATAAGTTGTATGCGAGTACCAAGGACTGGGTATCTGTTGAAACTGAATTAAATAGAACAATTGATCCAAGTACTTTATTTCATTTAACAGAACAAGATGCTGGCGACCGCTTTTATATGCGCTTGAATGACAATCATTCTTCATATTTTGGATATCATGAAGTTCAAAGGTTTAAAAATAACTTTGAAAATAAGCAGTCTATCTTTAGGGAATGGGAAAAATTAAAAAATGAGATTGAATTGATACATCCTAATACAAGTCAACATCACTTAAGATTATGTGGTGGATTTCAATTTTCAAGTCATAAATCAGACGATGAGTGGCGAGAGTATGGATTAAATCACTTTGTATTACCTAAAGTATTGATATCTATTGAAGGGGACCGCACATTCATCACTTATACTACTGAACGTCAAGATTTTAATATTGAAACTTTCAAAGAAGTAGTTTCATATTTTGAAAATACTGAAGTTAACGAAACAGAAGATAGCCTGGGAGATGTCACACGTGTAGAAGACATCTACAAAGATGACTGGCGAGAACTCGTTGAAGAAGCGATTGACACAATTGATGAAACGAAAAAAATCGTACTCGCACGTAGACGTTTAATAAAATTTGATAAAGATATTAATATTCCTTACGTTCTAAATCAAGCTTTAAAAAATGAGAAGAATAGCTATATGTTCTTATTAGAATCAAATCAATCTATATTCTTTTCACAAACGCCTGAACAATTGATTAAAGTTCAAGATGGCGTGCTTTCGACAAAGGCTGTCGCGGGAACGATTAAACGTTCGCACAACGAAGTAGAAGATGAAGCGAATATTAAAGCTTTCTTAAAAGATAAGAAAAACTTAGGTGAACATCAATTTGTAGTGGAAAGTATCTTGAATGATATTAAGCCGTTCGTACAAGATGTAGAGTACAATGAAACACCTAATATTTTAAAAAATGATCATTTATATCATTTATACACAGAGATCAAGGGTCATTTAAACGATAAATCATACATTGGATTAATTGATTGCTTACATCCTACACCAGCTTTAGGTGGTTATCCAAAGGACGAGGCATTAGAATTTATTGAGAATAAAGAATTTGGAACGCGAGGACTGTATGGTTCTCCGGTAGGCTACATTGACGTTTATGATGATTGCGAATTTATAGTCGCGATTCGTTCGATGTTAATTAAAGGAGACCAAGCTACATTATTTGCAGGTTGCGGAATTGTTAAGAATTCTGATCCTGATAGCGAAGTCGCTGAAACGGCAGTTAAATTTTCACCAATGATGAATGCATTAGGAGTAGATAATTATGACAAATCATAG
- a CDS encoding lanthionine synthetase C family protein — protein MNNIEEIMKREVKFLSHFGSATSQFENKSECWSSYTLSHGYPGVILFLNEFQNLYNVNLDELIHKYVSRLGKELERGIEGYSLFSGISGVAFSIDVISDNTMHYQSILQTLDDYLIEFINRKMKCLDMDANPKEYDVVRGLAGMGRYLLNRVEANPKVISSLIKIMNHFRDIHYSKSHWIVSRENQFLDIDKERFSLGNINLGLAHGILGPFSLLALSKLKGVEIDNHTRLLSDITEYLFRTEFQNKLGWLDRYDIAEKYYPTYSVRNGWCYGDTGIMNTIWLLGLALNNDTLIEKAKNLIIKIVRLNNDNLVSPTFCHVLSSHLTILNNVNRYFNIEEVNSYLELIQEKILSLYSYGNQFMFHDIELDNKQKLFKNKVGLLEGQIGVLLSLLDYQSRHTDYLEKGWKNMFLIS, from the coding sequence ATGAATAACATCGAAGAAATAATGAAAAGAGAAGTAAAATTCTTATCTCACTTTGGAAGTGCTACATCTCAATTTGAGAATAAGAGTGAGTGTTGGAGTTCTTATACATTGTCTCATGGTTACCCTGGAGTGATATTGTTCTTAAATGAATTTCAAAATTTATACAACGTTAACCTTGATGAATTAATACATAAATATGTGTCGAGATTAGGTAAAGAATTAGAAAGAGGAATAGAAGGTTATTCATTGTTTAGCGGTATATCAGGTGTAGCATTCTCAATTGACGTGATTTCAGATAATACTATGCACTATCAAAGCATTTTACAGACACTAGATGATTATTTAATCGAGTTTATCAATAGAAAAATGAAATGTTTAGATATGGACGCAAATCCAAAAGAATATGATGTGGTAAGAGGCTTAGCCGGTATGGGTAGGTATTTGCTAAATAGAGTAGAGGCTAATCCAAAGGTTATATCTAGTTTAATAAAAATAATGAATCATTTTAGAGATATACATTATTCAAAAAGCCACTGGATTGTTTCAAGAGAAAACCAGTTTTTAGATATAGATAAAGAAAGGTTTTCTTTAGGAAATATTAATTTAGGTTTAGCTCATGGAATATTAGGTCCATTCTCGCTCTTAGCTCTTAGCAAATTAAAAGGAGTAGAAATAGATAATCATACGAGGTTACTGTCTGATATTACGGAATATTTATTTAGGACAGAATTCCAAAATAAGTTGGGATGGCTTGATCGCTATGATATAGCAGAAAAGTATTATCCAACGTACTCCGTAAGAAATGGCTGGTGTTATGGAGATACTGGAATAATGAATACAATTTGGCTATTAGGTTTAGCTTTAAATAATGATACGCTCATAGAAAAAGCTAAAAATCTAATAATTAAAATTGTTAGATTAAATAATGATAATTTAGTGAGTCCAACGTTTTGTCATGTTCTTTCATCTCATTTAACTATTTTAAATAATGTAAATAGATATTTTAATATAGAAGAAGTTAATAGTTATCTTGAATTAATCCAAGAAAAGATATTGTCACTTTATTCTTATGGAAATCAGTTTATGTTTCATGATATCGAGTTAGATAATAAACAGAAACTATTTAAAAATAAGGTTGGTTTATTAGAAGGACAGATAGGTGTTCTTTTATCATTATTAGATTATCAAAGTAGGCACACTGACTATTTAGAAAAAGGTTGGAAAAACATGTTTTTAATTAGCTAG
- a CDS encoding GNAT family N-acetyltransferase: protein MIRRARPSDNRQIAKLCYIIWQDMELELTQTFTKERVIEAIELSIVNVKYRTYYEHIWVYEKEGVVAGCIIAYPGEKELDLERQWLNLPLEEDIRELGTPLPQQEAYNDEIYIEAVATFPEYRGQGIATQLLKHLIDTDKHAKWSLNCDYDNEGAFKLYSKLGFKENGDIDLYGHQYHHMTLN from the coding sequence ATGATTAGAAGAGCGCGTCCAAGTGATAATAGGCAAATTGCTAAATTGTGTTACATCATATGGCAAGATATGGAGCTAGAACTTACACAAACGTTTACCAAAGAACGTGTCATTGAGGCGATAGAACTAAGCATTGTGAATGTTAAATACCGTACGTATTATGAGCATATTTGGGTATATGAAAAAGAAGGTGTCGTGGCTGGTTGTATCATTGCTTATCCAGGTGAAAAAGAGCTAGATTTAGAGCGACAATGGTTGAATTTACCGCTTGAAGAGGATATTCGTGAACTAGGCACACCATTACCGCAACAAGAAGCTTATAATGATGAAATTTATATTGAAGCGGTAGCTACTTTTCCTGAATACAGAGGTCAAGGTATCGCTACGCAATTGTTAAAACATTTAATTGATACTGATAAACATGCGAAATGGAGTTTGAATTGTGATTATGACAATGAGGGTGCTTTTAAACTTTATAGTAAATTAGGTTTTAAAGAAAATGGAGATATTGATTTGTATGGACATCAGTATCATCACATGACATTAAATTAA
- a CDS encoding winged helix-turn-helix domain-containing protein: MFNIQILPSLNKITKEKILEINDCIVINSKTTNPDLLIIWESSNEYDQMIENKVSSLPIIVITKNNNRDRKYYFYEKGVALYVIINDEDDCSIECLIINEIKKHLHYLRPKLLIDFEKQLFIFNDKKYALSHIELQILNYLYQHMNQYVSSKDLKIQVWDTLEYVDSNTINVYIHRLRYHLQTCNNLEIVNKRSTGYKLVIKDR, translated from the coding sequence GTGTTTAATATTCAAATTTTGCCTTCTTTAAATAAAATAACAAAAGAAAAAATACTAGAAATCAATGATTGCATTGTCATTAATTCAAAAACCACCAATCCAGATTTGCTTATCATTTGGGAATCAAGTAATGAATATGATCAAATGATAGAAAATAAAGTTAGTTCATTACCTATCATCGTAATAACTAAAAATAATAATAGAGACAGAAAGTATTATTTTTATGAAAAAGGTGTAGCTTTGTATGTCATCATCAATGACGAAGATGATTGTTCGATAGAGTGTCTCATTATTAACGAAATAAAAAAGCATTTACATTACCTTAGACCTAAATTGCTCATCGATTTTGAGAAACAATTATTTATTTTTAATGATAAAAAATATGCACTATCTCACATTGAACTGCAAATTTTAAATTACCTATATCAACATATGAATCAATACGTCTCTAGCAAAGATTTAAAAATTCAAGTTTGGGATACCCTAGAATATGTAGACTCTAATACAATAAATGTTTACATTCACAGATTAAGATATCATCTTCAAACTTGCAATAATTTGGAAATTGTCAACAAAAGGTCTACAGGCTACAAATTAGTAATAAAAGATAGGTAA
- a CDS encoding SAR1012 family small protein encodes MDIIRRVFRILITGYIVKAIRNLISGKSGKSDNSNNNENKEK; translated from the coding sequence ATGGATATTATAAGAAGAGTGTTTAGAATTTTAATCACAGGCTATATTGTCAAAGCCATAAGAAACCTCATATCTGGGAAATCTGGAAAATCAGACAACAGCAATAACAATGAGAACAAAGAAAAGTAA
- a CDS encoding 1,4-dihydroxy-2-naphthoate polyprenyltransferase, with the protein MADQYQQYSTVKKYWQLMRPHTLTAAVIPVLVGTATAKIYLLGSEDHLKFSLFLAMLLACLLIQAATNMFNEYYDFKKGLDDHNSVGIGGAIVRNGMSPKLVMNIAIAFYIIAALLGIFLAIQSSFWIIPVGIVCMAIGYLYTGGPIPISWTPFGELFSGLFMGMIIIVLSFFIQTGNVQGYAFWISIPIVITIGLINMANNIRDRVKDKESGRKTLPILLGKRASVIFMAAMYIVAYVFVIFTALFKAPGSLFYLLVLLSFPMPIKAVRRFNKNDTPATMMPAMAATGKTNTIFGLLYALGIYISALLGAI; encoded by the coding sequence ATGGCAGATCAATATCAACAATATTCAACTGTTAAGAAATACTGGCAATTGATGAGACCTCATACTTTAACCGCTGCAGTTATCCCGGTCTTAGTCGGAACAGCTACAGCAAAGATTTACCTACTTGGTAGTGAAGACCATTTGAAATTCAGCTTATTCCTAGCTATGCTTCTTGCATGTTTATTAATACAAGCTGCAACAAACATGTTTAATGAATATTATGATTTCAAAAAAGGTCTTGATGATCATAACTCTGTAGGTATTGGTGGCGCTATCGTACGCAATGGTATGAGTCCAAAACTTGTCATGAACATAGCGATTGCATTTTATATTATTGCAGCATTATTAGGTATCTTTTTAGCTATACAAAGTTCATTCTGGATTATTCCAGTCGGTATCGTTTGTATGGCAATTGGTTATCTTTATACTGGTGGACCTATTCCTATTTCATGGACACCATTTGGCGAACTATTTTCCGGTTTATTTATGGGAATGATTATTATAGTGTTATCATTCTTTATTCAAACTGGAAATGTTCAAGGTTATGCCTTTTGGATTAGTATTCCAATCGTTATTACAATTGGACTTATTAATATGGCAAACAATATCCGTGATCGTGTTAAAGATAAAGAAAGCGGCAGAAAAACTTTACCTATTTTATTAGGTAAACGTGCCTCTGTGATTTTCATGGCAGCCATGTATATAGTTGCTTATGTGTTCGTAATTTTCACAGCACTATTCAAAGCTCCAGGATCACTATTTTACTTATTAGTGTTATTATCTTTCCCTATGCCAATTAAAGCTGTAAGACGTTTCAATAAGAACGATACGCCAGCTACTATGATGCCAGCTATGGCAGCTACAGGTAAGACCAACACAATATTTGGTCTTTTATATGCATTAGGAATATATATTAGTGCACTTTTAGGCGCAATTTAA